One Amblyomma americanum isolate KBUSLIRL-KWMA chromosome 8, ASM5285725v1, whole genome shotgun sequence DNA window includes the following coding sequences:
- the LOC144100114 gene encoding uncharacterized protein LOC144100114 encodes MLALPAVHAVPRVVHHSSSRHHRHHWTDRPTPDANNNRITPDHNYHHDHNDKYHYNIDKYHNYHHDHNKCHYHNCPSNLDKYRNYYYYN; translated from the exons ATGCTTGCTTTGCCTGCTGTGCATGCTGTGCCACGTGTTGTTCATCATTCTAGTtctcgtcatcatcgtcatcattg GACCGACAGACCTACACCGGACGCCAACAACAACCGAATCACTCCAGACCACAACTACCACCACGACCACAACGACAAGTACCACTACAACATCGACAAGTACCACAACTACCACCACGACCACAACAAGTGCCACTACCACAACTGCCCCAGCAACCTCGACAAGTATCGCAACTACTATTACTACAACTAG